A window from Micromonospora terminaliae encodes these proteins:
- a CDS encoding SRPBCC family protein, whose protein sequence is MIDVTGQISAVERRLGTRTLPAGEARVMTISQTYDAPVEDVWDACTSPERIPRWFLPISGELKLGGRYQLEGNAGGTVERCDPPHSFAATWEFGGEVSWIEVRLTEAGAGRTRFELEHVAHVDDARWAEYGPGAVGVGWDGALLGLASHLAADGSGITPDEAVAWMGSDEGRRFMTEASARWTEASIAAGTPADEARAAGDRTTAFYTGTPAA, encoded by the coding sequence ATGATCGACGTGACCGGGCAGATCAGCGCCGTCGAGCGCCGGCTGGGCACCCGTACGCTCCCCGCCGGCGAGGCGCGGGTCATGACCATCAGCCAGACGTACGACGCGCCGGTGGAGGACGTCTGGGACGCCTGTACCAGCCCCGAGCGGATCCCCCGCTGGTTCCTGCCGATCTCCGGCGAGCTGAAGCTCGGCGGGCGGTACCAGCTGGAGGGCAACGCCGGGGGCACCGTCGAGCGCTGCGACCCGCCGCACAGCTTCGCCGCGACCTGGGAGTTCGGCGGGGAGGTGAGCTGGATCGAGGTGCGGCTCACCGAGGCCGGCGCCGGGCGTACCCGGTTCGAGCTGGAGCACGTCGCGCACGTCGACGACGCGCGGTGGGCCGAGTACGGGCCTGGCGCGGTCGGCGTCGGCTGGGACGGGGCGCTGCTCGGGCTGGCCTCCCACCTCGCCGCCGACGGCTCCGGGATCACCCCGGACGAGGCCGTCGCCTGGATGGGGTCGGACGAGGGCCGCCGCTTCATGACCGAGGCCAGCGCCCGCTGGACCGAGGCGAGCATCGCCGCCGGCACCCCGGCCGACGAGGCCCGCGCCGCCGGGGACCGGACGACCGCCTTCTACACGGGCACCCCGGCCGCCTGA
- a CDS encoding NUDIX domain-containing protein: MTAAPYTHCSFCGTAYPAEAGWPRVCLACGETVWRNPLPVAVAVLPVRTPDGLGVVVVRRDIEPARGQLALPGGFIEYGEEWSEALVRELREETGLLAEADEARLFAVHGAPAGGTMMVFGVLPERPVGDLPPSAPTEEATEWLVLTEPVELAFSTHTRVLADFLGRQHAG; the protein is encoded by the coding sequence GTGACCGCCGCACCGTACACGCACTGCTCGTTCTGCGGCACGGCCTACCCGGCGGAGGCCGGGTGGCCGCGCGTCTGCCTGGCCTGTGGGGAGACGGTGTGGCGCAACCCGCTGCCCGTCGCGGTGGCGGTGCTGCCGGTCCGCACCCCGGACGGCCTCGGCGTGGTGGTGGTCCGCCGGGACATCGAGCCGGCCCGCGGCCAGCTCGCCCTCCCGGGCGGCTTCATCGAGTACGGCGAGGAGTGGTCCGAGGCGCTCGTGCGCGAGCTGCGGGAGGAGACCGGCCTGCTGGCCGAGGCCGACGAGGCGCGGCTGTTCGCGGTGCACGGGGCGCCGGCCGGCGGCACCATGATGGTCTTCGGCGTGCTGCCCGAGCGGCCGGTCGGTGACCTGCCCCCGTCGGCGCCGACCGAGGAGGCCACCGAGTGGCTGGTCCTCACCGAGCCGGTCGAGCTGGCGTTCTCCACGCACACCCGGGTGCTGGCCGACTTCCTCGGCCGTCAGCACGCCGGCTGA
- a CDS encoding LLM class flavin-dependent oxidoreductase, with protein MPLTFHWFLPTYGDSRDIVGGGHGVPVGTAGGARPASIAYLGQIARSAEQLGFAGALTPTGAWCEDAWLSTAMLTEVTERLKFLVAFRPGLLSPTLAAQMASTFQRLSGGRLLLNVVTGGESTEQRAYGDFLDKDARYARTDEFLHVVRALWRGETVDHAGEHLRVEGARLSRLPDPVPPVYFGGSSAAAGPVAVRHSDVYLTWGEPPAQVAGKLDWIRGLAAEAGRELRFGIRLHVITRDTADEAWAQARRLLDGIAEADIRAVQEGLRRSESEGQRRMLDLHGGSRDGLEVAPNLWAGVGLVRGGAGTALVGSHTEVADRIAEYHALGIDEFILSGHPHLEEAYWFGEGVLPILRGRGLWRHPAGEPAADVPASVPFTPQPVPAAARG; from the coding sequence ATGCCGCTCACCTTCCACTGGTTCCTGCCGACCTACGGCGACAGCCGGGACATCGTGGGCGGCGGGCACGGCGTGCCGGTCGGCACCGCCGGCGGCGCGCGGCCGGCCAGCATCGCCTACCTCGGCCAGATCGCCCGCAGCGCCGAGCAGCTCGGCTTCGCCGGCGCGCTCACCCCGACCGGCGCCTGGTGCGAGGACGCCTGGCTGAGCACCGCCATGCTGACCGAGGTGACCGAGCGGCTGAAGTTCCTCGTCGCGTTCCGCCCCGGGCTGCTCTCACCGACCCTCGCCGCCCAGATGGCCTCGACGTTCCAGCGGCTCTCCGGCGGCCGGCTGCTGCTCAACGTCGTCACCGGCGGCGAGTCCACGGAGCAGCGGGCGTACGGCGACTTCCTCGACAAGGACGCCCGCTACGCGCGCACCGACGAGTTCCTGCACGTGGTCCGCGCGCTGTGGCGCGGCGAGACGGTGGACCACGCGGGCGAGCACCTGCGGGTCGAGGGCGCCCGGCTGAGCCGGCTGCCCGACCCGGTGCCGCCGGTCTACTTCGGCGGGTCGTCCGCCGCGGCCGGCCCGGTGGCCGTCCGGCACAGCGACGTCTACCTGACCTGGGGGGAGCCGCCGGCGCAGGTGGCCGGCAAACTCGACTGGATCCGGGGGCTGGCCGCCGAGGCCGGCCGCGAGCTGCGGTTCGGCATCCGGCTGCACGTCATCACCCGGGACACCGCCGATGAGGCGTGGGCGCAGGCGCGCCGGCTGCTCGACGGCATCGCCGAGGCCGACATCCGGGCCGTCCAGGAGGGGCTGCGGCGCAGCGAGTCCGAGGGGCAGCGGCGGATGCTGGACCTGCACGGCGGCTCCCGCGACGGCCTGGAGGTGGCGCCGAACCTGTGGGCCGGGGTCGGGTTGGTCCGGGGCGGGGCGGGCACCGCGCTGGTCGGCAGCCACACCGAGGTCGCCGACCGGATCGCCGAGTACCACGCGCTGGGCATCGACGAGTTCATCCTCTCCGGCCACCCGCACCTGGAGGAGGCGTACTGGTTCGGCGAGGGGGTGCTGCCGATCCTGCGCGGGCGCGGGCTGTGGCGGCACCCGGCCGGCGAGCCGGCCGCCGACGTGCCGGCGAGCGTGCCGTTCACGCCGCAACCGGTCCCGGCCGCGGCCCGCGGCTGA
- a CDS encoding aliphatic sulfonate ABC transporter substrate-binding protein, with translation MRTPSRTARPRRRRALPALLTTLALLAVTALAACGGEAADARGGGSGPLRIGYQRFGGLSLVKARAAAPNVTWSLFESGPALTEALKAGSIDIGQVGEAPPVFAAAGKIPFAVIGTSTPIPQGEAVLVKADSPYRTFADLRGKTVALNKGSNVHWLLVKLLEANKMTLKDVNVKYLKPAEGRPAFDNGQVDAWIIWDPYFALAEQPGVRVLADATGLAGNREYLLAAPQAVKDRTDDVRAFLTTYRQVTDWGIDHPQERAATLAPELKIPLDVTTRALARSARPLAPVTPEIGAELQAIADSFVQLELVPGPVDIAGRVDGRFNEVFR, from the coding sequence ATGCGTACCCCGTCGAGAACCGCCCGCCCCCGGCGGCGCCGCGCGCTGCCCGCGCTGCTCACGACCCTGGCGCTGCTGGCCGTCACGGCCCTGGCGGCCTGCGGCGGCGAGGCGGCCGACGCCCGTGGTGGCGGCAGCGGCCCGCTGCGGATCGGCTACCAGCGCTTCGGCGGCCTCAGCCTGGTGAAGGCCCGCGCCGCGGCGCCGAACGTGACCTGGTCGCTGTTCGAGAGCGGCCCGGCGCTGACCGAGGCGCTCAAGGCCGGCTCGATCGACATCGGTCAGGTCGGCGAGGCCCCGCCGGTCTTCGCCGCCGCCGGCAAGATCCCGTTCGCCGTCATCGGCACCTCGACCCCGATCCCGCAGGGCGAGGCGGTGCTGGTCAAGGCGGACAGCCCCTACCGCACCTTCGCCGACCTGCGGGGGAAGACCGTCGCGCTGAACAAGGGCTCCAACGTGCACTGGCTGCTGGTGAAGCTGCTGGAGGCGAACAAGATGACGCTGAAGGACGTCAACGTCAAGTACCTGAAGCCCGCCGAGGGGCGGCCCGCGTTCGACAACGGACAGGTCGACGCCTGGATCATCTGGGACCCGTACTTCGCCCTGGCCGAGCAGCCCGGCGTACGGGTGCTCGCCGACGCCACCGGCCTGGCCGGCAACCGGGAGTACCTGCTGGCCGCGCCGCAGGCGGTGAAGGACCGGACGGACGACGTCCGGGCCTTCCTGACCACCTACCGCCAGGTGACCGACTGGGGCATCGACCACCCGCAGGAGCGCGCCGCCACCCTCGCGCCCGAGCTCAAGATCCCCCTCGACGTGACCACCCGGGCGCTGGCCCGCAGCGCCCGGCCGCTCGCCCCGGTCACGCCCGAGATCGGCGCCGAACTCCAGGCCATCGCGGACAGTTTCGTCCAACTGGAGCTGGTGCCCGGCCCCGTGGACATCGCCGGCCGGGTCGACGGGCGGTTCAACGAGGTGTTCCGGTGA
- a CDS encoding ABC transporter permease has protein sequence MSTVVEAPAAVVPAGPAPTRPRAGAARRWRRVVSPVVLVLGWEAAARAGLLSPEKLPAPSAVLATGWRLARDGTLAVHLVDSLTRAALGLLIGGGLALVLGAAAGLLRLGDDLVDPPVQMARMLPHLGLVPLLIIWVGIGESLKVTLVALGAFFPIYFNTYAGIRDIDERLVEAARTCGLGPAARLRHVVLPGALPALFLGLRLAIGAAWLSLVVGEQVNAQTGVGFLMMEAREFSQTDVVVLGLLIYALLGLLSDLALRYAERRTLTWRRGLRAT, from the coding sequence GTGAGCACTGTCGTCGAGGCGCCGGCCGCCGTCGTACCGGCCGGGCCGGCGCCCACCCGTCCCCGGGCCGGCGCGGCCCGGCGCTGGCGGCGGGTGGTCAGCCCGGTCGTGCTGGTGCTCGGCTGGGAGGCCGCCGCCCGGGCCGGGCTGCTCTCCCCGGAGAAGCTGCCCGCCCCCAGCGCGGTCCTCGCCACCGGCTGGCGGCTGGCCCGGGACGGCACCCTCGCCGTCCACTTGGTCGACTCGCTCACCCGCGCCGCGCTCGGCCTGCTCATCGGCGGTGGCCTGGCCCTCGTGCTCGGGGCCGCCGCCGGGCTGCTGCGCCTCGGCGACGACCTGGTCGACCCGCCGGTGCAGATGGCGCGCATGCTGCCCCACCTGGGCCTCGTGCCGCTGCTCATCATCTGGGTGGGGATCGGCGAGTCGCTGAAGGTCACCCTGGTCGCGCTCGGCGCCTTCTTCCCGATCTACTTCAACACGTACGCCGGCATCCGGGACATCGACGAGCGCCTGGTGGAGGCGGCGCGCACCTGCGGCCTTGGCCCGGCGGCCCGGCTGCGGCACGTGGTGCTCCCCGGCGCGCTGCCCGCCCTCTTCCTCGGGCTGCGGCTGGCCATCGGCGCGGCCTGGCTCAGCCTGGTCGTCGGCGAGCAGGTGAACGCCCAGACCGGCGTCGGCTTCCTCATGATGGAGGCCCGCGAGTTCAGCCAGACCGACGTGGTGGTGCTCGGCCTGCTCATCTACGCCCTGCTGGGCCTCCTCTCCGACCTCGCCCTCCGGTACGCGGAGAGGAGGACGCTGACATGGCGGCGCGGGCTGCGGGCGACCTGA